The following coding sequences lie in one Sinorhizobium fredii USDA 257 genomic window:
- the eutA gene encoding ectoine utilization protein EutA: MEEPVALSLARRAPRLDDRPLAKRIGLVILATDHTTEVDFQRLVASDEIGVYVARIPYANPVTPENLRAMQPSLTAAAALIMPGETLDVVMYSCTSASVVIGDEEVTAAIKAAKPEAAVVTPTAASVKGLRALGARRISILTPYTIETSRPMADYFAELGFGIDRFTCLGLTDDREMARIAPAEIVAFAKEAMAPESDALFISCTAVRAAGVIAEIEAAIGKPVVSSNYATAWACLRLCGQSARLELGQLMALPLEGEWP; the protein is encoded by the coding sequence ATGGAAGAACCTGTTGCCCTTTCCCTGGCGCGGCGCGCCCCGCGCCTCGACGATCGGCCGCTCGCCAAACGCATAGGTCTCGTCATCCTCGCCACCGATCATACGACTGAGGTGGACTTCCAGCGTCTGGTGGCATCCGACGAGATCGGAGTTTATGTCGCACGCATCCCCTACGCCAATCCGGTGACCCCGGAAAATCTCCGGGCGATGCAGCCTTCGCTGACGGCGGCGGCGGCATTGATCATGCCCGGCGAGACGCTCGACGTTGTCATGTATTCCTGCACCTCGGCCTCCGTCGTCATCGGTGATGAGGAGGTAACTGCAGCGATAAAGGCAGCGAAGCCGGAGGCGGCCGTGGTGACCCCGACGGCCGCCTCGGTCAAAGGCTTGCGAGCTCTGGGCGCTCGACGAATATCCATTCTCACACCCTATACGATCGAGACCAGCCGGCCGATGGCCGACTATTTCGCCGAACTCGGCTTCGGGATCGACCGGTTCACCTGCCTGGGGCTGACCGACGACCGGGAGATGGCGCGGATCGCGCCTGCGGAGATCGTCGCCTTTGCAAAGGAGGCAATGGCGCCCGAATCCGACGCGCTGTTCATCTCCTGCACAGCGGTGCGCGCGGCCGGCGTGATCGCCGAGATCGAAGCTGCGATCGGCAAGCCCGTCGTCAGCAGCAATTACGCGACGGCCTGGGCCTGTCTTCGCCTCTGCGGCCAGTCGGCGCGTCTGGAACTCGGACAGCTGATGGCGCTGCCGCTCGAGGGGGAATGGCCATGA
- a CDS encoding Lrp/AsnC family transcriptional regulator: MKLDAIDLRILEAIQADGRITKLALAEKAGLSPTPCWMRLRKLEKAGIVTGYHARVALRRVAPVASVMMEVTLGNHRQADFDRFERAIAAIPEIVSCWSVGGGVDYILKVVTADIDAYQRLVDELLGRELGIDRYFTYIVTKTVKEETVLPLGSLLSQVN; this comes from the coding sequence ATGAAGCTCGATGCGATCGATCTGCGCATCCTCGAGGCGATCCAGGCCGATGGACGCATCACCAAGCTGGCGCTCGCCGAAAAGGCCGGGCTGTCGCCGACGCCCTGCTGGATGCGGCTCAGGAAACTGGAAAAGGCCGGCATCGTCACCGGCTATCATGCGCGCGTCGCACTGCGCCGTGTGGCACCGGTCGCCAGCGTGATGATGGAGGTCACGCTCGGCAATCATCGGCAGGCCGACTTCGACCGCTTCGAACGCGCCATCGCCGCAATTCCAGAGATCGTTTCCTGCTGGTCGGTCGGCGGTGGCGTCGACTATATCCTCAAGGTCGTGACCGCCGACATCGACGCCTATCAGCGGCTGGTGGACGAGCTACTCGGGCGCGAACTCGGTATCGACCGCTATTTCACCTACATCGTCACCAAGACGGTCAAGGAGGAGACCGTGCTGCCGCTTGGTTCGCTGTTATCGCAGGTGAATTAG
- the eutB gene encoding hydroxyectoine utilization dehydratase EutB codes for MSASLPVTIDDIEAASRRTSGRVSRTPLVASASLGELCGVPVCLKLEHHQTTGSFKLRGATNAVLSLSAEERARGVIAASTGNHGRALAHAAKTEGAVATICMSHLVPENKVSEIRRLGADVRIVGKSQDEAQEEVERLVTEKGLLMIPPFDGPSVVAGQGTLGLEIVAQMPEVATVLVPVSGGGLAAGVAAAIKARKPATQVIGLTMERGAAMKASLAAGRPVLVEEYPSLADSLGGGIGLDNHLTFRMCRELLDDIVLLTEAEIAAGMRHAYTQEREVVEGAGAVGIAALLAGKVKDIGGPIAVILSGRNVDMGLHLRVMNGETDPFREEVA; via the coding sequence ATGAGCGCTTCTCTCCCGGTGACGATTGACGACATCGAAGCCGCGTCGCGGCGCACCTCCGGCCGGGTGTCGCGCACGCCGCTCGTTGCCTCGGCATCGCTCGGCGAGCTCTGCGGCGTCCCCGTTTGCCTGAAACTCGAGCACCACCAGACAACCGGCAGCTTCAAGCTGCGCGGCGCGACCAACGCGGTGCTGTCGCTTTCTGCTGAAGAACGGGCACGCGGCGTCATCGCCGCCTCGACCGGCAATCACGGCCGGGCGCTCGCCCATGCGGCAAAGACGGAAGGCGCGGTCGCGACGATCTGCATGTCGCATTTGGTGCCGGAGAACAAGGTCTCCGAAATCAGGCGCCTTGGCGCCGACGTGCGGATTGTCGGCAAGTCCCAGGACGAGGCGCAGGAAGAAGTCGAGCGTCTCGTCACGGAAAAAGGCCTCCTCATGATTCCGCCCTTCGACGGTCCGTCGGTCGTGGCAGGGCAGGGTACGTTGGGCCTCGAGATCGTCGCGCAGATGCCCGAGGTCGCCACGGTGTTGGTTCCGGTTTCGGGCGGCGGGCTCGCCGCCGGGGTGGCTGCAGCGATCAAGGCGCGTAAGCCGGCGACGCAGGTGATCGGACTCACGATGGAGCGCGGCGCGGCCATGAAGGCGAGCCTTGCCGCCGGCAGGCCCGTGCTCGTCGAGGAATATCCGAGCCTGGCGGATTCGCTCGGCGGCGGCATCGGGCTCGACAATCACCTGACGTTCCGCATGTGCCGCGAGCTCCTCGACGACATCGTCCTGCTGACGGAGGCGGAAATCGCCGCCGGCATGCGCCACGCCTACACGCAAGAGCGCGAAGTGGTGGAAGGGGCCGGCGCCGTCGGCATCGCGGCGCTTCTTGCCGGAAAGGTCAAAGACATCGGCGGCCCGATCGCGGTCATTCTGTCCGGCCGCAATGTCGACATGGGGCTGCATCTGCGGGTGATGAACGGCGAAACGGACCCGTTTCGGGAGGAAGTGGCATGA
- the ehuC gene encoding ectoine/hydroxyectoine ABC transporter permease subunit EhuC encodes MIDWSGYIGLILEGAWVTVQLTLMGSALAVVVAFAAGLGRVSRFTAVRALATTYIEFFRGTSIFVQLFWVYFVLPFAGITLTPLQAGVLALGLNVGAYGAEVVRGAVKAIGREQREACIALNLTRYQAMRHIILPQALPLMLPTFGNNAIELLKGTAVVSLISLTDMTFQAQVVRAQTGSTLIPFATILVLYFVMAWLISLGMRWLERRVSRGLDGVRV; translated from the coding sequence ATGATCGACTGGTCCGGCTATATCGGATTGATCCTTGAGGGCGCATGGGTGACCGTTCAGCTCACGCTGATGGGTTCGGCGCTTGCCGTCGTGGTCGCCTTTGCGGCGGGGCTCGGCCGCGTCAGCCGTTTCACGGCGGTGCGTGCGCTGGCCACGACCTATATCGAGTTCTTCCGCGGCACCTCGATTTTCGTCCAGCTCTTCTGGGTCTATTTCGTGCTGCCCTTTGCCGGCATCACGTTGACGCCGCTGCAGGCCGGCGTCTTGGCGCTCGGCTTGAATGTCGGTGCCTATGGCGCGGAGGTCGTCAGAGGTGCGGTTAAGGCGATCGGCCGCGAGCAGCGCGAAGCCTGCATCGCCCTCAATCTCACGCGCTATCAGGCGATGCGGCACATCATCCTGCCGCAGGCGCTGCCGCTGATGCTGCCGACCTTCGGCAACAACGCGATCGAGCTTTTGAAGGGAACTGCCGTCGTCTCGCTGATTTCGCTGACCGACATGACCTTCCAGGCCCAGGTGGTCCGGGCACAGACCGGTAGCACGCTGATCCCCTTCGCGACGATCCTGGTGCTCTACTTCGTCATGGCCTGGCTCATCTCGCTCGGCATGCGCTGGCTGGAGCGGCGCGTCAGCCGTGGCCTCGACGGCGTGAGGGTTTGA
- a CDS encoding NAD-dependent succinate-semialdehyde dehydrogenase has product MTAIFARTAFHEALKQLNDRQLLRELAYVGGRWIAGRDGRCLEVSDPASGAALAFVASLDEGQTTEAIDAAEKAFKSWRNMLPQARAAILRKWHELMLAAREDLALLMTLEQGKPLAESRGEIDYAASFIEWYAEEGKRLNAETVTSHLAGAEMIVRREALGVVGIVTPWNFPSAMITRKAAAALAAGCTVVAHPSSETPLSALALAELGERAGLPAGVFNVVTGNAATIVGRVCEDARVRAMSFTGSTEIGRLIAAQSAPTMKRLVMELGGHAPLIVFADADVEKAADIAIAAKFATSGQDCLAANRIYVERPILKSFEEAFAARIARLTVGPGLRPGTDIGPLMHERAVAKIEEQVQDALKLGAKLAVGGTRHAAGPLFFRPTLLTDVPDDALIMREETFGPVAAVTAFDSEDDVVARANDTEYGLVAYVVTENGARQMRLARALEYGMVAINRVKITGGPIPFGGWKQSGLGREGSRHGMEAFTELKYLCIDTAA; this is encoded by the coding sequence ATGACCGCTATTTTTGCGCGCACCGCCTTTCACGAAGCGTTGAAACAGCTGAACGACCGACAATTGCTGCGGGAGCTCGCCTATGTCGGCGGCCGCTGGATTGCCGGACGGGACGGCAGGTGTCTCGAAGTCAGCGATCCAGCCAGTGGTGCCGCCCTCGCCTTCGTCGCTTCGCTCGATGAGGGCCAGACGACCGAAGCGATCGATGCGGCGGAGAAGGCATTCAAATCCTGGCGCAATATGCTGCCGCAGGCGCGCGCCGCCATCCTGCGCAAGTGGCACGAGCTGATGCTCGCGGCCCGCGAGGACCTGGCCCTGTTGATGACACTTGAACAGGGCAAGCCACTCGCCGAGTCCCGCGGCGAGATCGACTACGCGGCTTCCTTCATCGAGTGGTACGCCGAGGAGGGCAAGCGCCTCAACGCCGAGACCGTGACGAGCCACCTCGCCGGCGCCGAGATGATCGTCCGCCGGGAGGCGCTCGGCGTCGTCGGCATCGTCACGCCGTGGAATTTCCCCTCCGCCATGATCACCCGCAAGGCGGCCGCAGCCCTTGCGGCGGGCTGCACGGTGGTTGCGCATCCCTCCTCCGAGACGCCGCTTTCCGCTTTGGCACTTGCCGAGCTCGGCGAACGCGCCGGCCTTCCCGCCGGCGTCTTCAACGTTGTCACCGGCAACGCCGCAACGATCGTCGGGCGCGTGTGCGAAGACGCGCGAGTCCGCGCCATGAGCTTCACCGGGTCGACGGAGATTGGCCGGTTGATTGCCGCCCAATCAGCGCCGACGATGAAGCGGCTCGTCATGGAACTCGGGGGCCACGCTCCACTGATCGTCTTTGCCGATGCGGATGTAGAGAAAGCGGCCGATATTGCCATCGCCGCGAAGTTCGCCACTTCCGGACAGGACTGCCTTGCCGCCAACCGCATCTATGTCGAGCGCCCGATCCTCAAATCCTTCGAGGAGGCTTTCGCGGCGCGGATCGCTCGCTTGACGGTAGGACCCGGACTTCGACCGGGCACCGACATCGGGCCGCTGATGCACGAGCGTGCCGTCGCCAAGATCGAGGAACAGGTTCAGGACGCGCTCAAACTGGGCGCCAAGCTTGCCGTCGGCGGCACGCGCCACGCGGCCGGGCCGCTGTTCTTCCGGCCGACGCTTCTGACCGATGTGCCCGACGATGCCCTGATCATGCGCGAAGAGACTTTCGGCCCCGTCGCGGCCGTCACCGCCTTCGACAGCGAAGACGACGTAGTCGCCCGGGCGAACGACACCGAATATGGCCTCGTCGCCTATGTCGTCACCGAAAACGGCGCCCGCCAGATGCGGCTCGCCCGGGCACTCGAATACGGGATGGTGGCGATCAACCGGGTGAAGATCACCGGCGGGCCGATCCCCTTCGGCGGATGGAAACAATCCGGGCTCGGCCGCGAAGGCTCGCGCCACGGCATGGAGGCCTTCACCGAGCTCAAATATCTCTGCATCGACACCGCCGCCTGA
- the eutC gene encoding ectoine utilization protein EutC gives MTRMTILTEAELRRIVPLDREAVTCVEDAFHALATKAVAMPPILRLDIVEHRGEVDVKTAYVPGLDGFAIKISPGFFDNPKIGLPSTNGMMVLLSSKTGLVQALLLDNGYLTDVRTAAAGAVAAKHLSREDASVAAIFGAGMQAKLQLEALALVRPIREARLWARDAAKAETTASALAGKLGFPVKATTDPKAAVAGADIIVTTTPSEAPILKADWLQPGQHVTAMGSDAEHKNELDPQAIARVTYVADSLKQTRRLGELHHAIAAELITPDAEFAELGQIIAGLKAGRRRADEITIADLTGTGIQDTAIATLAYARANATNAGTTFES, from the coding sequence ATGACACGGATGACGATTCTCACGGAAGCGGAACTGCGCCGGATCGTGCCGCTAGATCGCGAGGCGGTTACCTGCGTCGAGGATGCGTTCCATGCGCTCGCCACCAAGGCGGTGGCAATGCCGCCGATCCTGAGGCTCGATATTGTCGAGCATCGCGGCGAAGTGGACGTGAAGACGGCCTATGTGCCGGGTCTCGACGGCTTTGCCATCAAGATCAGCCCCGGCTTCTTCGACAATCCGAAGATCGGCTTACCGAGCACCAACGGCATGATGGTGCTCCTGTCGAGCAAAACCGGGCTGGTGCAGGCGCTGCTGCTCGACAACGGCTATCTCACCGACGTGCGGACCGCGGCGGCCGGTGCGGTGGCGGCCAAGCATCTGTCGCGGGAAGACGCTTCCGTCGCCGCGATCTTCGGCGCCGGCATGCAAGCGAAGCTGCAGCTCGAAGCACTCGCTCTCGTCCGGCCGATCCGCGAGGCGCGCCTGTGGGCCCGCGACGCGGCCAAGGCCGAGACGACGGCGAGCGCGCTTGCAGGAAAGCTCGGCTTCCCGGTGAAGGCGACAACCGACCCGAAGGCGGCAGTCGCGGGCGCCGACATCATTGTCACCACCACGCCGTCGGAGGCGCCGATCCTCAAGGCCGATTGGCTGCAGCCGGGGCAGCATGTCACCGCCATGGGCTCCGACGCCGAACACAAGAACGAACTCGACCCGCAGGCGATTGCTCGCGTCACTTATGTCGCCGACAGCCTGAAGCAGACGCGCCGGCTCGGTGAACTGCATCACGCGATTGCCGCGGAACTCATCACGCCGGATGCCGAATTCGCGGAGCTGGGCCAGATAATCGCCGGGCTGAAGGCCGGACGGAGGCGGGCGGACGAGATCACCATCGCCGACCTGACCGGCACCGGCATCCAGGACACCGCTATCGCAACGCTCGCCTATGCCCGGGCCAACGCGACGAATGCCGGAACCACTTTCGAGAGCTGA
- the ehuA gene encoding ectoine/hydroxyectoine ABC transporter ATP-binding protein EhuA, whose amino-acid sequence MPQPIIRIDNIVKRYGPLTVLDGLSMEVMPGEKLALIGPSGSGKTTILRILMTLETISDGFIQVDGEQLYHMKKGGNLVPADERHLHSMREKIGMVFQHFNLFPHKCVLDNVTLAPRLTKGIARPEAEKRALELLDMVGLADKAKSMPAQLSGGQKQRVAIARALALSPKIMLFDEVTSALDPELVEEVLNVMRKLAAETDMTMLLVTHEMGFAHDFADRVLFFDRGKIVEEGKPEDIFRHPKQERTQTFLRKIIAAGHRV is encoded by the coding sequence ATGCCCCAGCCGATCATCCGCATCGACAACATCGTCAAGAGATACGGTCCCCTGACCGTGCTCGATGGACTGTCGATGGAGGTGATGCCGGGCGAGAAGCTCGCCCTCATCGGGCCCTCCGGTTCCGGCAAGACGACGATCCTGCGCATCCTGATGACGCTCGAGACGATCAGCGACGGCTTCATCCAGGTCGATGGCGAGCAGCTCTACCACATGAAGAAGGGCGGCAATCTCGTGCCGGCCGACGAGCGGCATCTCCACAGCATGCGCGAGAAGATCGGCATGGTCTTCCAACACTTCAACCTGTTTCCCCACAAATGCGTCCTCGACAATGTGACGCTGGCGCCGAGGCTGACCAAGGGCATCGCCCGGCCAGAGGCCGAAAAGCGGGCATTGGAACTTCTCGACATGGTCGGCCTCGCCGACAAAGCCAAAAGCATGCCGGCGCAGCTCTCCGGCGGCCAGAAGCAGCGCGTCGCGATCGCCCGGGCGCTGGCGCTTTCGCCGAAGATCATGCTCTTCGACGAGGTGACATCCGCGCTCGATCCGGAGCTCGTCGAAGAAGTCCTGAACGTCATGCGCAAGCTTGCCGCCGAGACCGACATGACGATGCTCCTCGTTACCCACGAGATGGGTTTCGCCCATGACTTCGCCGATCGCGTGCTCTTCTTCGACCGCGGAAAGATCGTCGAGGAAGGCAAGCCCGAGGACATCTTCCGGCATCCGAAGCAGGAACGAACGCAGACCTTCCTGCGCAAGATCATAGCGGCCGGGCACCGCGTCTAA
- the doeA gene encoding ectoine hydrolase DoeA (DoeA (degradation of ectoine A) is also called EutD (ectoine utilization D).) — translation MTQPILKFSLGEYETRLRKTRQAMEAKGVELLIVSDPSNMAWLTGYDGWSFYVHQAVIVPPSGEPIWFGRGQDANGAKLTAYLEHDNIVGYPDHYVQSTERHPMDYLSGILTDRGWGSLRIGVEMDNYWFSAAAFASLQKHLPNARFIDATALVNWQRAVKSETEIKYMRNAARIVEAMHQRIFDKIEVGMRKCDLVAEIYDAGTRGVDGIGGDYPAIVPLLPSGVEASAPHLTWDDRPMKKGEGTFFEIAGCYNRYHLPLSRTVFLGKPTQAFLDAEKATLEGMEAGLAVARPGNTCEDIANAFFAVLKKYGIVKDNRTGYPIGLSYPPDWGERTMSLRPGDKTELKPGMTFHFMTGLWLEDMGFETTESILITENGVECLASVPRKLMVKD, via the coding sequence ATGACCCAACCCATCCTCAAATTCTCCCTTGGGGAATACGAAACGCGCCTCAGGAAAACACGGCAGGCGATGGAAGCCAAGGGCGTCGAGCTCCTGATCGTCAGCGACCCCTCCAACATGGCCTGGCTCACCGGCTATGACGGCTGGTCCTTCTATGTGCACCAGGCGGTGATCGTTCCGCCTTCCGGCGAGCCGATCTGGTTCGGCCGCGGCCAGGACGCCAATGGCGCCAAGCTCACCGCCTATCTCGAGCACGACAACATCGTCGGCTATCCGGACCATTACGTGCAGTCGACCGAGCGCCACCCGATGGACTATCTCTCGGGAATCCTCACCGACCGTGGCTGGGGGTCGCTCAGAATCGGCGTCGAGATGGACAATTACTGGTTCTCGGCGGCCGCTTTCGCCTCGCTGCAGAAGCATCTGCCGAATGCGCGCTTTATCGACGCGACGGCGCTCGTCAACTGGCAGCGCGCCGTCAAGAGCGAGACGGAAATCAAATATATGCGCAACGCCGCGCGCATCGTCGAAGCCATGCATCAGCGCATCTTCGACAAGATCGAAGTCGGCATGCGCAAATGCGATCTGGTCGCCGAGATCTACGATGCCGGCACGCGCGGCGTCGATGGTATCGGTGGCGACTATCCGGCGATCGTGCCGCTTCTCCCGTCCGGCGTCGAGGCTTCCGCTCCGCATCTGACCTGGGACGATCGGCCGATGAAGAAGGGGGAGGGCACCTTCTTCGAGATCGCCGGCTGCTACAATCGCTATCACCTGCCGCTGTCGCGCACGGTGTTTCTCGGCAAGCCGACCCAGGCCTTTCTCGACGCCGAGAAGGCAACGCTCGAAGGTATGGAGGCGGGCCTCGCGGTGGCCAGGCCTGGAAACACCTGTGAGGACATCGCCAATGCCTTCTTCGCGGTCTTGAAGAAATACGGCATCGTCAAGGACAACCGCACCGGCTATCCGATCGGTCTCTCCTATCCGCCGGATTGGGGCGAGCGCACCATGAGCCTGCGCCCGGGCGACAAGACGGAACTGAAGCCCGGCATGACCTTCCATTTCATGACAGGTCTTTGGCTCGAGGACATGGGCTTCGAGACTACCGAGAGCATTCTCATCACCGAGAACGGCGTCGAATGCCTCGCCTCGGTGCCGCGCAAGCTGATGGTCAAGGACTGA
- the ehuB gene encoding ectoine/hydroxyectoine ABC transporter substrate-binding protein EhuB, with amino-acid sequence MKLKDWMAMAAGATALMAVVVATSAAADENKLEELKEQGFARIAIANEPPFTAVGADGKVSGAAPDVAREIFKRLGVADVVASISEYGAMIPGLQAGRHDAITAGLFMKPERCAAVAYSQPILCDAEAFALKKGNPLKLQSYKDIADNPDAKIGAPGGGTEEKLALEAGVPRDRVIVVPDGQSGMKMLQDGRIDVYSLPVLSINDLVSKANDPNIEVVAPVEGAPVYCDGAAFRKGDEALRDAFDVELAKMKESGEFAKIIEPYGFSAKAAMSTTREKLCAAK; translated from the coding sequence ATGAAACTGAAAGACTGGATGGCAATGGCAGCAGGTGCAACGGCGTTGATGGCAGTTGTTGTGGCTACTTCCGCCGCCGCGGATGAAAACAAGCTCGAGGAGCTGAAGGAACAGGGCTTCGCGCGCATCGCCATCGCCAACGAACCGCCCTTCACGGCGGTCGGGGCCGACGGCAAGGTTTCCGGTGCAGCACCGGATGTTGCCCGCGAAATCTTCAAGCGCCTCGGCGTTGCGGACGTCGTCGCGTCGATCTCGGAATACGGCGCGATGATCCCGGGCCTGCAGGCGGGGCGTCATGACGCGATCACCGCCGGCCTCTTCATGAAGCCGGAGCGCTGCGCGGCGGTCGCCTATTCCCAGCCGATCCTCTGCGATGCCGAGGCCTTCGCGCTGAAGAAGGGCAATCCGCTCAAGCTGCAGAGCTACAAGGATATTGCCGACAATCCGGATGCGAAGATCGGCGCCCCCGGCGGCGGCACCGAAGAAAAGCTGGCGCTCGAAGCCGGCGTGCCGCGTGATCGCGTCATCGTCGTGCCTGACGGCCAGAGCGGCATGAAGATGCTGCAGGACGGCCGCATCGACGTCTATTCGCTGCCGGTGCTGTCGATCAACGATCTGGTGTCGAAGGCGAATGACCCGAACATCGAGGTGGTTGCTCCGGTCGAAGGGGCTCCGGTCTATTGCGATGGCGCCGCCTTCAGGAAAGGCGACGAGGCGCTGCGTGACGCCTTCGACGTCGAACTCGCCAAGATGAAGGAGTCCGGCGAGTTCGCCAAGATCATCGAGCCCTACGGCTTCTCGGCCAAGGCAGCGATGTCGACGACGCGTGAGAAGCTCTGCGCCGCGAAGTAA
- the ehuD gene encoding ectoine/hydroxyectoine ABC transporter permease subunit EhuD produces MEWDWEFVRQIMPTLIEGLQITILATILGAAVAAVIGLLFAILRMVAPAPVARATSFAVEFIRGTPLLVQLYFIFYVLPDIGIRLPALVAGVIGLGIHYGTYTAEVYRAGIENVPRGQWEAAKATNLTARQAWIHVILPQAIPPMIPALANYLIAMFKETPLLSAITVLELMNQAKSIANSNYRYIEPMTLVGVFFLIMSLISVFFLRWLEERYARVDER; encoded by the coding sequence ATGGAATGGGATTGGGAATTCGTCCGCCAGATCATGCCGACCCTCATCGAGGGGCTGCAGATCACCATCCTAGCCACTATCCTCGGCGCCGCCGTTGCCGCGGTGATTGGCCTCCTCTTCGCCATCCTGCGTATGGTCGCGCCGGCGCCGGTCGCCCGCGCCACGAGCTTTGCCGTCGAGTTCATCCGCGGCACGCCCTTGCTGGTGCAGCTCTACTTCATCTTCTACGTGCTGCCGGACATCGGCATCCGTCTGCCGGCTCTCGTCGCCGGCGTCATCGGTCTCGGCATCCACTACGGCACCTATACGGCCGAGGTCTATCGCGCCGGCATCGAGAACGTTCCGCGCGGCCAGTGGGAGGCGGCCAAGGCGACGAATCTCACCGCACGCCAGGCCTGGATCCACGTGATCCTGCCGCAGGCGATCCCGCCGATGATCCCGGCGCTCGCCAACTACCTGATCGCCATGTTCAAGGAGACGCCGCTGCTTTCGGCAATCACGGTGCTCGAACTCATGAACCAGGCAAAAAGCATCGCCAACAGCAACTACCGCTATATCGAGCCGATGACGCTGGTCGGCGTGTTCTTCCTGATCATGAGCCTGATCTCAGTCTTCTTCCTGCGCTGGCTGGAAGAGCGCTACGCACGGGTGGACGAGCGCTGA
- the ehuR gene encoding MocR-like ectoine utilization transcription factor EhuR: MTNWTPDTTLLRRPAYLSLADQFARAIQEGRLQNGTRLPTHRKLADELKLSVQTVSRAYDELIRRGLISGEVGRGSFVQTRPREPEPPYLPERLGELVDLSILKPVCEQIHLDKMRQAFGWLAENLPASSALSFRPNMVFPRHRNVAAEWLSRCGLDISPLNISLTNGATSAMTVALMSVAPPGSTIATEAISHHTLVPLSTYLGIHLQGVAIDDDGMIPDALDEACRKGVIRAIFLQPSVINPTATLMSAARRAALAEVARRHDIAIIENDILGPLVEERLPPVAALAPERTLYVTSFTKITVPGLRIGYLAAPDRYVAAVANRHLVSNWMATPSIAEIATHWVSDGTAMELVNWQRRALATRHAIATETFGRLAHRTHPQSLHVWLPLPEGHSEDAFVSQARLRGVAIAPGASFRTADSGWRPAVRISLGSTSEQELKTGLGIVASLALGDPEALLLVI, translated from the coding sequence ATGACAAATTGGACGCCCGACACAACACTCCTGCGCCGCCCGGCTTACCTCTCGCTGGCCGATCAATTCGCCCGTGCCATCCAGGAGGGCAGGCTGCAGAACGGCACCCGGCTGCCGACGCATCGCAAGCTCGCAGACGAGCTGAAGCTCTCGGTGCAGACGGTGAGCCGCGCCTATGACGAACTGATCCGGCGTGGTCTGATCTCCGGCGAGGTCGGGCGCGGCAGCTTCGTGCAGACGCGGCCGCGTGAGCCGGAGCCGCCGTATCTGCCCGAGCGGCTCGGCGAGCTGGTCGACCTTTCCATCCTCAAGCCGGTCTGCGAGCAGATCCATCTTGACAAGATGCGGCAGGCCTTCGGCTGGCTTGCCGAGAACCTGCCGGCAAGCTCGGCGCTTTCGTTCCGGCCGAACATGGTGTTTCCGCGCCACCGCAATGTCGCCGCCGAATGGCTTTCGCGCTGCGGTCTCGACATTTCGCCGCTCAACATCAGCCTCACCAACGGCGCGACCTCGGCTATGACGGTGGCGCTGATGAGCGTTGCGCCTCCCGGTTCGACGATTGCGACGGAGGCGATCAGCCATCATACGCTTGTGCCGCTTTCGACCTATCTCGGCATTCACCTCCAGGGCGTCGCGATCGATGACGACGGCATGATCCCGGATGCCCTGGACGAGGCCTGCCGCAAGGGGGTGATACGGGCGATATTCCTGCAGCCCTCGGTGATCAATCCGACGGCGACCTTGATGAGTGCTGCGCGCCGCGCAGCGCTTGCGGAGGTCGCGCGCCGGCATGACATCGCCATCATCGAGAACGACATATTGGGGCCGCTGGTGGAGGAGCGCCTGCCGCCGGTTGCGGCACTGGCGCCGGAACGCACGTTGTATGTCACGAGCTTTACCAAGATCACCGTGCCAGGCTTGCGGATCGGCTACCTCGCTGCTCCCGATCGCTACGTCGCGGCGGTTGCCAACCGGCATCTCGTCTCGAATTGGATGGCGACGCCTTCGATCGCGGAGATCGCAACGCATTGGGTGAGCGACGGCACGGCAATGGAGCTCGTCAACTGGCAGCGCCGGGCGCTCGCCACGCGCCACGCAATCGCCACGGAGACGTTCGGCAGACTTGCCCACCGCACCCATCCACAGAGTCTGCATGTCTGGCTGCCGCTGCCCGAGGGTCACTCCGAAGACGCCTTCGTCTCGCAGGCGCGGCTGCGCGGCGTCGCGATTGCGCCGGGTGCCTCCTTCCGCACCGCCGACAGCGGCTGGCGCCCGGCCGTGCGGATATCGCTCGGCTCGACCAGCGAACAGGAGCTCAAGACCGGGCTCGGAATCGTCGCGTCCCTCGCGCTCGGCGATCCGGAGGCTTTGCTGCTCGTGATTTGA